One segment of Anopheles stephensi strain Indian chromosome 3, UCI_ANSTEP_V1.0, whole genome shotgun sequence DNA contains the following:
- the LOC118512738 gene encoding PAN2-PAN3 deadenylation complex subunit PAN3, protein MDPMFFPPSNGVPSESKLATYMSRQNGTTAAYGLPMGLSKITLDSPISLKKTQVTPQSPEFIPNNRLSTSSSPNFYSSYSILSSNNGTGTGTNNGTVVATAQPPSQQPPTVVPSSVVKAAVSNGGYVGPGGGGAGGGGGGGGGGVPVPGNILAGALSSTSAFAVTPIKGRNLLRNESPQSTNTSPRITPQPSPPPITTNIHQENVGGTTYFYPTAANHQLTPSSTVNTTDNSFVHIASSQINLSYTHPGHVYPGPASHVINMQSKAQVSAAFFMQDELRNDILARNEIVNSIENDSQDIPLEVENYHSLCLLESLPLHPKLPLPSSTYRATHAVTGVKYCLRRLHGFRLQSTKCMQVVDKWKKLQHTNIVQLREVFTTKTFGDNSLVIVYDYHPGSQTLLSKYFASVPDTNGYTDPFAGEARPFSHKSSLHRTAATSLLPENEIWSIIIQLSAGLRAIHQAGLACRTLDPTKIIVTGKRIRYSCVGISDIFTFDPNQQNQLTVLDHQQQEDLLALGKLILALACRSLQSVQRDQIQSSVELVSRHYSSDLRNILICLLNTNTRRSVTEIMPMIGARFYVQLDALQAQCDIQEDELAKEMENGRLYRLLVKLGCINERPELNLDVTWSETGDRYMLKLFRDYLFHTVTEDGRPWLNQSHIVQCLNKLDAGTMEKVQLMSRDEHSVLVVTYAELKHCLDQAFSELVAASDGSV, encoded by the exons ATGGATCCAATGTTCTTTCCACCCTCCAATGGAGTTCCTTCCGAGAGCAAGCTGGCAACGTACATG AGTCGTCAAAATGGTACGACTGCCGCGTACGGGTTGCCGATGGGTCTCTCCAAAATTACGCTCGATTCGCCTATATCGCTCAAAAAAACACAG GTGACACCACAGTCACCCGAATTCATTCCAAACAATCGATTGAGCACGTCCTCGTCGCCGAACTTTTACTCGTCCTACTCGATACTTAGCAGCAACAATGGTACCGGCACCGGTACCAACAACGGCACGGTCGTGGCCACCGCCCAACCACCGTCCCAGCAACCGCCAACCGTCGTCCCGTCGTCGGTGGTCAAGGCCGCGGTCAGCAACGGAGGCTACGTAGGGCCGGGGGGCggcggtgctggtggtggaggtggtggtggtggtggtggtgtcccCGTACCCGGCAACATACTGGCCGGTGCGCTTAGCAGCACATCCGCCTTTGCGGTCACACCGATCAAGG GACGAAACTTGCTGCGAAACGAATCACCGCAAAGTACTAATACATCCCCCCGTATTACGCCCCAACCTTCACCACCGCCAATTACCACCAACATTCATCAA GAAAATGTTGGTGGCACTACGTACTTTTACCCAACGGCAGCCAACCATCAATTAACGCCGAGCAGTACAGTTAACACGACTGATAACTCCTTTGTCCACATAGCAAGCTCACAAATTAATCTAAGTTATACACATCCAG GACATGTTTACCCGGGACCTGCATCGCACGTTATCAACATGCAATCGAAGGCACAAGTGTCGGCCGCATTCTTCATGCAGGACGAGCTGAGGAACGATATTTTAGCGCGGAACGAAATCGTCAACAGTATCGAAAACGACAGTCAAG ATATACctcttgaagtggaaaacTATCACTCGCTGTGTTTGCTCGAGTCGTTGCCGCTTCACCCGAAGCTTCCACTACCGTCGTCCACGTACCGGGCAACGCACGCCGTTACCGGCGTCAAGTACTGCCTACGACGTCTTCACG GTTTCCGTCTACAGTCCACCAAGTGTATGCAGGTGGTGGATAAATGGAAAAAGCttcaacacacaaacattgtGCAGCTACGCGAAGTGTTTACTACGAAAACTTTTGGTGATAATT CTTTAGTAATAGTGTACGACTATCATCCCGGCTCACAAACGCTGCTATCCAAGTACTTCGCATCCGTTCCGGACACGAACGGGTACACCGATCCGTTCGCCGGCGAAGCGCGTCCTTTTAG CCACAAAAGTTCTCTTCATCGTACCGCCGCAACGTCACTCCTGCCAGAAAATGAAATATGGTCAATTATCATACAGCTGAGTGCGGGCTTACGGGCGATACATCAGGCGGGACTAGCTTGCCG GACACTGGATCCAACAAAAATCATTGTGACCGGAAAACGGATACGCTACAGCTGCGTCGGCATATCGGACATCTTCACCTTCGATCCCAACCAACAGAATCAGCTGACGGTGTTagatcatcagcagcag GAGGATCTATTGGCACTAGGAAAGCTAATACTAGCGTTAGCTTGCCGTTCCTTACAATCGGTCCAGCGGGATCAAATACAAAGCAGCGTCGAGCTAGTATCCCGTCACTACTCGTCAGATCTGCGAAATATTCTAAT ATGTCTTCTGAATACAAACACCCGCCGCTCGGTGACGGAGATCATGCCGATGATCGGTGCCCGATTTTACGTGCAGCTCGATGCACTCCAAGCCCAATGTGATATTCAGGAGGATGAGCTGGCGAAAGAGATGGAAAATGGACGGCTCTATCGGCTGCTCGTGAAGCTCGGCTGCATCAACGAACGACCGGA GCTCAACCTGGACGTAACGTGGTCCGAAACGGGTGATCGCTACATGCTGAAGCTGTTTCGGGACTATCTCTTCCACACCGTCACCGAGGATGGGCGCCCGTGGCTGAATCAGTCCCATATCGTACAGTGCCTCAACAAGCTGGACGCTGGCACGATGGAAAAG GTTCAACTTATGTCCCGTGACGAACACTCAGTATTAGTAGTGACCTATGCTGAGCTGAAGCACTGTCTCGATCAGGCATTTTCCGAGCTGGTAGCGGCCAGCGACGGTTCCGTCTAG